The DNA segment CATCGCCGATACCCCGTGTGCACCAAACAGTGTGATGGAATCCATCAAAAAACCCGCTGATGCTGAGCCGATTAAGATGCCCGCGGTCATCAAAGGCTCCCGGTGATATTCCGCCATTCTTCCTCCCATTCCAGCATCGAGCTTTCCAACAACTGAACTCAAAAGCTGCTCCTTACTCTTATAGTGATAATAAATGCTCCCTTTACTTACCCCGGACAGTGTCCGAATATCTTCCATCGACGTAAAAATTGCCAACCGCCTCTTATCAACATAACAAAGCGGTTGGCTGTTTCCATTAATACACGTCAACGGCCACAGTGACTTCAAGACCATTGTAGGAAGCCGTTAACGTTGTTCGTCCCTTGTTCACCCCGATCATATTCCCATCTGAATCTACCGTAACAATCGATGAGTTGGCTGAGATTAGGACACTGTCAGTGGTAACGACCGTACTCTGTTCTCCGCTATTGTAGATCACTGCAACTTCTAACGTCTGACCGACAGAAAGGCGATACTCGTTGGAATCCAATAGAAGCGAAGCTTGAGGCGAACTACCATTAACGTATACGATTGAACTTGCCGTTAACCCGGATAGCTCGGCTGTTATCGTCACCTCTCCAAGCTGCAAACCAGTGATGTTCCCCGCTGCATCGATGGACACTACGGAGGGATCGGAAGAGGCATACATTACTTGTCCGCTCACATTTCGCAGATCGCTTTGACCATAGACCGCCGTCACTACAGTATCCAATCTCTGACCGACACTAAGATTATAGCTGTCCGAATCAAACATAATGGATTGGACTTGATCAGATACGCTAGGAGCAGAGAGTTTGATCATTCTCCCATAATCCGCAAGCAATATAACGCCATTATCCTCCAATAGAATAACACGGCTAATGCGATCCCAGTCCGTCTTAATCCATTGTATTGCTCCTTCCGAATTCACCTTAAGCACTCCCTTAAGCGTACCTATCAAATAGCCCCCATCACGGGTTTGTTCAGCTGAAATTACCTTGCCGTGCATGCCCAGATTACGTGTCCAGAGCGTCTCCCCAGCGGTGTCTATATAAGTTAGAATCGTATCCGTGTGATAATCGGAGGAGACGATCATGTAGTGACCGCCCTGAGTCTGAGCAACTACGGAAGGCTTAAGGTTATTCAAAAATTTATTCCACAGAATTTCACCTGATTCACTGATTCTCCAAAGCTCTAATTTCTCACGCTTACTGGCTGCCACAAAGTATTCATTCTCAGGCGTGCGTTCAATAGATAACTTATCCATGCTCCACAATTCAGAGAATGTTCCATATTTCAAGGTCTCTTCCCAAATCGTACTGCCGTCCGGATTCAGCTTGCCGACAGCAATAGACATCGGTTCCTCGGTGTTGACAATCGTATAAATATAGCTGCCATCAACGTCTTCCTTGAGTTCATATAAATCCGCATATCCTATGTCTCTCGTAAATTCCCTGCTCCACTCAAGCTCTCCTGCCGCATTAACCTTGGCCACAAAAGGAACGAAATCAAAATAGAACAGCTCCGGAAACTCCCCGATAAGTAGAAAACCACCATCTCGAGTCGGACTTGCCGACTTGATGGTCACTCGTTTCCCATTATCTGCTGTGAGATAAAATAGATGAGTCTGCTCTAAATAACCTGCCGGATCGGCTTTAGATATATGAATGACATCTCTAGTGGTAACTCCAGCCAAATGATACCCGCCGCTTCCGCTGCCTTGAACATGATGAACCTTCATAAAAGTATCGTATTTCTGCTCCCATTCTACAATAGGAGCTTCGATAGACTTAGAAGACGCTGTTAATATCGGCGGAGAAATAATGGTTAGAACTGCAATAAGCCAAATGATCAAGATTGTTCGAGTTCGATGAGCGGATGCGGTTTTCATAGACTCTCCTCCCGAATTAGGATAACCACCTCGGCTATGATGAAACAGGTGGTTATGACTAAAAGCATATGATCACTACACGTCAACAATGGCTATGGTCTCAAATTTGCTGATGGCTATCTTTATAGCTTAACTATGTTCTCATAAGAAGTAATATAAATGACTCCCCCATCTTTCGTTGGCAAAGCTTTGTTTAATAGACTTACTGGCCTAAGCCATTGAATATTGCCTTGCTCATCACATTGGATCACCGCATTGGATAACCCAATGAGGTAACTTCCCTCTGCCGTGAGCTCGATTGAACGTGCGGTTCCGTTTATCCCCAAATCCTTACTCCAGTTCCCATGACCGCTTGGGTAATGTACCGATAAATTAGCTTGCTTGGACAGACGACTATAATTAATGATGGCATACCCCCCGTTTGATAGAGGAACAAACCACCCTATTCCATCCCCATAGAAATTATGCCTCACCTCTTGTCCCATGGCATTCAACTGCCAGATTAAATACGATCCGCTCCGAAAGACTCCTGCAAGATATCCTCCGTCCTCAGTTTGCCGAATAGTTTCAATTGAGACATGTGGATCATACCTCGTCATCCATTGCTCGTTCATCCATTCCCGTTTGCCGACGGCGTTCAGCTTTACAATATATCCGAGAGATTCACCATTATTATAGGAATACACAGCTCCGCCATCCTCAGTCTCTCGAATCTCATTAAATTCGACATAATCCCGAACGAATTCTTCTTTCTCCCAAATCACCCCCCCGGCTTCATCCGTTCTTGCAATATAGTAGAAAGAATCATGGCCGGGAACTGTCCCCCCTAGAAGATAACCTCCATCTTCCGTATAATCCGCAGATGTTATGATCACTTGACTATTATTGCTTGTTTTTAATTGCAGCAGCTTCTCCCATTCAATATTCCCATCGAGATCTGTTCTTGCTAGATAAGTTTGATACTTGTTCTTCGTTCCAATCAG comes from the Paenibacillus lentus genome and includes:
- a CDS encoding TetR/AcrR family transcriptional regulator; amino-acid sequence: MAIFTSMEDIRTLSGVSKGSIYYHYKSKEQLLSSVVGKLDAGMGGRMAEYHREPLMTAGILIGSASAGFLMDSITLFGAHGVSAMVIMICALLSAQLKTENTLGFAIGKNAGKVAGEQ
- a CDS encoding Ig-like domain-containing protein; amino-acid sequence: MKTASAHRTRTILIIWLIAVLTIISPPILTASSKSIEAPIVEWEQKYDTFMKVHHVQGSGSGGYHLAGVTTRDVIHISKADPAGYLEQTHLFYLTADNGKRVTIKSASPTRDGGFLLIGEFPELFYFDFVPFVAKVNAAGELEWSREFTRDIGYADLYELKEDVDGSYIYTIVNTEEPMSIAVGKLNPDGSTIWEETLKYGTFSELWSMDKLSIERTPENEYFVAASKREKLELWRISESGEILWNKFLNNLKPSVVAQTQGGHYMIVSSDYHTDTILTYIDTAGETLWTRNLGMHGKVISAEQTRDGGYLIGTLKGVLKVNSEGAIQWIKTDWDRISRVILLEDNGVILLADYGRMIKLSAPSVSDQVQSIMFDSDSYNLSVGQRLDTVVTAVYGQSDLRNVSGQVMYASSDPSVVSIDAAGNITGLQLGEVTITAELSGLTASSIVYVNGSSPQASLLLDSNEYRLSVGQTLEVAVIYNSGEQSTVVTTDSVLISANSSIVTVDSDGNMIGVNKGRTTLTASYNGLEVTVAVDVY